A genomic window from Peromyscus maniculatus bairdii isolate BWxNUB_F1_BW_parent chromosome 1, HU_Pman_BW_mat_3.1, whole genome shotgun sequence includes:
- the LOC102908472 gene encoding uncharacterized protein LOC102908472 isoform X3 encodes MIPRSVSFMDVTIDFSREEWQHLDPDQRSLYQDVMQETYSHLRSVGYQVPKTEVFMLEQGKETWSLRNESPCQHCAEELQQIGDQKETYQQIANSKSASDVIFIKKTLDTKSHYGYKTIRKIIHVNPYIVLPPKRPHQCDSFGNDLKHNLYLQSHNENNGPKRIKRIPECSKISSYTNAEHTVTEEKFWDHNQCGKVINYEQVPCQYPKFYIGEKSYECAEFGKIFTQKSQFKIHMKSQTGEKLYVCIECGKAFSQKPEFITHQKTHTREKPYKCNDCGKSFFQVSSLFRHQRIHTGEKLYECSECGKGFSYNSDLSIHQKIHTGERHHECIDCGKAFTQKSTLKMHQKIHTGERSYICIECGQAFIQKTHLVAHRRIHTGEKPYGCNICGKSFISKSQLQVHQRIHTRVGPCISAEYGKIFSSSSNLITHKKIQIREKSSICTECGKAFTYKSELIIHQRIHTGEKPYQCSDCGKAFTQKSALTVHQRIHTGEKSYVCMKCGLAFIQKAHLIAHQIIHTGEKPYKCGHCGKLFTSKSQLHVHKRIHTGEKPYVCSKCGKAFTNRSNLITHQKTHTGEKSYVCSKCGKAFTQRSDLITHQRIHTGEKPYGCGTCGKAFTQKSHLNIHQKIHTGERQYECHECGKAFNQKSILIVHQKIHTGEKPYVCAECGRAFIRKSNFITHQRIHTGEKPYECSDCGKSFTSKSQLLVHQPVHTGEKPYVCAECGKAFSGRSNLSKHQKTHTGEKPYVCSECGKTFRQKSELVTHHRIHTGEKPYECSDCGKSFTKKSQLQVHQRIHTGEKPYVCTECGKAFTDRSNLNKHQTTHTGDKPYKCLVCGKGFVQKSVLSVHQSIHT; translated from the exons AGATCAGTGTCCTTCATGGATGTGACTATAGATTTCAGCAGAGAAGAATGGCAGCACCTAGACCCTGATCAAAGAAGTCTCTACCAGGATGTGATGCAGGAGACCTACAGTCACCTGCGCTCAGTAG GATATCAAGTTCCCAAGACAGAGGTTTTCATGCTGGAGCAAGGAAAGGAAACGTGGTCATTGCGGAATGAGAGCCCATGTCAGCACTGTGCAG AAGAATTGCAGCAGATTGGTGACCAGAAAGAGACCTATCAGCAAATAGCAAATAGCAAATCAGCAAGTGATGTTATTTTCATCAAGAAGACACTGGATACAAAGAGTCATTATGGATATAAGACcattagaaaaataattcatgTGAATCCATACATTGTTCTTCCCCCTAAAAGACCCCACCAGTGCGACTCATTTGGGAATGATCTGAAGCATAATTTATATTTACAGAGTCATAATGAAAATAATGGGCCAAAGAGAATTAAAAGGATTCCTGAATGCAGTAAAATTTCATCCTATACCAATGCTGAACATACTGTAACAGAAGAGAAATTTTGGGACCATAATCAGTGTGGAAAAGTCATCAATTATGAACAAGTACCTTGTCAATATCCAAAATTTTATATTGGAGAGAAATCATATGAATGTGCTGAATTTGGAAAGATCTTCACCCAGAAGTCACAGTTCAAAATACATATGAAATCTCAAACAGGAGAAAAACTCTATGTATGTATTGAATGTGGGAAGGCATTTTCACAGAAGCCAGAATTCATTACACATCAGAAAACCCATACTAGAGAGAAGCCCTATAAATGCAATGACTGTGGAAAATCCTTTTTCCAAGTATCTTCTCTCTTCAGACATCAGAGGattcacactggagaaaagctctatgaATGCAGCGAGTGTGGGAAAGGCTTCTCATATAACTCAGACCTCAGTATACATCAGAAAATTCATACAGGAGAGAGACATCATGAATGCATTGACTGTGGCAAAGCATTCACACAAAAGTCCACACTCAAGATGCACCAGAAAATCCATACAGGAGAGAGGTCCTATATATGTATTGAATGTGGACAAGCTTTTATCCAGAAGACACACTTGGTTGCACACCGaagaattcacactggagaaaagccatATGGATGCAATATCTGTGGGAAATCCTTCATTTCCAAGTCACAACTGCAGGTCCATCAACGAATTCACACAAGAGTGGGGCCCTGTATATCTGCTGAATATGGGAAAATCTTCAGCAGTAGTTCCAACCTcattacacataaaaaaattcaaattagagAGAAATCTTCCATCTGCACTGAATGTGGGAAGGCCTTTACCTATAAGTCAGAATTAATCATTCACCagagaattcacactggagagaagccttatcAGTGTAGTGACTGTGGAAAAGCCTTCACCCAGAAGTCAGCTCTCACAGTGCACCAAAGAATCCACACAGGAGAAAAATCATATGTATGCATGAAATGTGGGCTTGCTTTCATCCAAAAGGCACACTTGATTGCACACCAGataattcatactggagaaaagcCTTATAAATGTGGTCACTGTGGGAAACTCTTTACTTCCAAGTCACAACTCCATGTACACAAGCGAAttcacacaggagaaaaacctTACGTGTGCAGTAAGTGTGGGAAGGCATTCACCAACAGGTCAAATCTCATCACACATCAGAAAACTCACACAGGAGAAAAATCCTATGTATGTTCAAAATGTGGAAAGGCCTTCACTCAGAGGTCAGACCTGATTACACACCAGAGAATTCATACCGGAGAGAAACCATATGGATGTGGTACCTGTGGGAAAGCCTTTACCCAGAAATCACACCTCAATATACACCAgaaaattcatactggagagagacAGTATGAATGCcatgaatgtgggaaagccttcaatCAGAAATCAATACTCATTGTTCATCAGAAAATTCATACGGGGGAGAAACCCTATGTATGTGCTGAATGTGGAAGAGCTTTCATCCGAAAGTCAAACTTCATCACCcatcaaagaattcatactggagagaaaccttatgaatgcaGTGACTGTGGGAAATCCTTTACCTCCAAATCTCAGCTCTTGGTGCACCAGCCAGTCCACACAGGTGAGAAACCGTATGTGTGTGctgaatgtgggaaagccttcagtgGTAGGTCAAATCTCAGTAAGCACCAAAAAACTCATACTGGGGAGAAACCATACGTCTGTTCTGAATGTGGGAAGACCTTCAGACAAAAGTCAGAGTTGGTAACACATCatagaattcatactggagagaagccttatgaATGTAGTGACTGTGGGAAATCTTTCACTAAGAAATCACAGCTCCAAGTGCATCAGCGAAttcacacaggagagaagccTTATGTGTGTACTGAGTGTGGGAAGGCCTTCACTGATAGGTCCAATCTGAATAAGCACCAAACAACACACACTGGAGATAAACCTTACAAGTGTTTAGTCTGTGGAAAAGGCTTTGTTCAGAAGTCAGTGCTCAGTGTGCATCAGAGTATTCACACTTAA
- the LOC102908472 gene encoding uncharacterized protein LOC102908472 isoform X1, whose protein sequence is MMHRQGPQHSDLPDNSVFHSVKSGGILIPLLYGMDKPQRWRPTRIGICGSGHVPRASQGIRSVSFMDVTIDFSREEWQHLDPDQRSLYQDVMQETYSHLRSVGYQVPKTEVFMLEQGKETWSLRNESPCQHCAEELQQIGDQKETYQQIANSKSASDVIFIKKTLDTKSHYGYKTIRKIIHVNPYIVLPPKRPHQCDSFGNDLKHNLYLQSHNENNGPKRIKRIPECSKISSYTNAEHTVTEEKFWDHNQCGKVINYEQVPCQYPKFYIGEKSYECAEFGKIFTQKSQFKIHMKSQTGEKLYVCIECGKAFSQKPEFITHQKTHTREKPYKCNDCGKSFFQVSSLFRHQRIHTGEKLYECSECGKGFSYNSDLSIHQKIHTGERHHECIDCGKAFTQKSTLKMHQKIHTGERSYICIECGQAFIQKTHLVAHRRIHTGEKPYGCNICGKSFISKSQLQVHQRIHTRVGPCISAEYGKIFSSSSNLITHKKIQIREKSSICTECGKAFTYKSELIIHQRIHTGEKPYQCSDCGKAFTQKSALTVHQRIHTGEKSYVCMKCGLAFIQKAHLIAHQIIHTGEKPYKCGHCGKLFTSKSQLHVHKRIHTGEKPYVCSKCGKAFTNRSNLITHQKTHTGEKSYVCSKCGKAFTQRSDLITHQRIHTGEKPYGCGTCGKAFTQKSHLNIHQKIHTGERQYECHECGKAFNQKSILIVHQKIHTGEKPYVCAECGRAFIRKSNFITHQRIHTGEKPYECSDCGKSFTSKSQLLVHQPVHTGEKPYVCAECGKAFSGRSNLSKHQKTHTGEKPYVCSECGKTFRQKSELVTHHRIHTGEKPYECSDCGKSFTKKSQLQVHQRIHTGEKPYVCTECGKAFTDRSNLNKHQTTHTGDKPYKCLVCGKGFVQKSVLSVHQSIHT, encoded by the exons AGATCAGTGTCCTTCATGGATGTGACTATAGATTTCAGCAGAGAAGAATGGCAGCACCTAGACCCTGATCAAAGAAGTCTCTACCAGGATGTGATGCAGGAGACCTACAGTCACCTGCGCTCAGTAG GATATCAAGTTCCCAAGACAGAGGTTTTCATGCTGGAGCAAGGAAAGGAAACGTGGTCATTGCGGAATGAGAGCCCATGTCAGCACTGTGCAG AAGAATTGCAGCAGATTGGTGACCAGAAAGAGACCTATCAGCAAATAGCAAATAGCAAATCAGCAAGTGATGTTATTTTCATCAAGAAGACACTGGATACAAAGAGTCATTATGGATATAAGACcattagaaaaataattcatgTGAATCCATACATTGTTCTTCCCCCTAAAAGACCCCACCAGTGCGACTCATTTGGGAATGATCTGAAGCATAATTTATATTTACAGAGTCATAATGAAAATAATGGGCCAAAGAGAATTAAAAGGATTCCTGAATGCAGTAAAATTTCATCCTATACCAATGCTGAACATACTGTAACAGAAGAGAAATTTTGGGACCATAATCAGTGTGGAAAAGTCATCAATTATGAACAAGTACCTTGTCAATATCCAAAATTTTATATTGGAGAGAAATCATATGAATGTGCTGAATTTGGAAAGATCTTCACCCAGAAGTCACAGTTCAAAATACATATGAAATCTCAAACAGGAGAAAAACTCTATGTATGTATTGAATGTGGGAAGGCATTTTCACAGAAGCCAGAATTCATTACACATCAGAAAACCCATACTAGAGAGAAGCCCTATAAATGCAATGACTGTGGAAAATCCTTTTTCCAAGTATCTTCTCTCTTCAGACATCAGAGGattcacactggagaaaagctctatgaATGCAGCGAGTGTGGGAAAGGCTTCTCATATAACTCAGACCTCAGTATACATCAGAAAATTCATACAGGAGAGAGACATCATGAATGCATTGACTGTGGCAAAGCATTCACACAAAAGTCCACACTCAAGATGCACCAGAAAATCCATACAGGAGAGAGGTCCTATATATGTATTGAATGTGGACAAGCTTTTATCCAGAAGACACACTTGGTTGCACACCGaagaattcacactggagaaaagccatATGGATGCAATATCTGTGGGAAATCCTTCATTTCCAAGTCACAACTGCAGGTCCATCAACGAATTCACACAAGAGTGGGGCCCTGTATATCTGCTGAATATGGGAAAATCTTCAGCAGTAGTTCCAACCTcattacacataaaaaaattcaaattagagAGAAATCTTCCATCTGCACTGAATGTGGGAAGGCCTTTACCTATAAGTCAGAATTAATCATTCACCagagaattcacactggagagaagccttatcAGTGTAGTGACTGTGGAAAAGCCTTCACCCAGAAGTCAGCTCTCACAGTGCACCAAAGAATCCACACAGGAGAAAAATCATATGTATGCATGAAATGTGGGCTTGCTTTCATCCAAAAGGCACACTTGATTGCACACCAGataattcatactggagaaaagcCTTATAAATGTGGTCACTGTGGGAAACTCTTTACTTCCAAGTCACAACTCCATGTACACAAGCGAAttcacacaggagaaaaacctTACGTGTGCAGTAAGTGTGGGAAGGCATTCACCAACAGGTCAAATCTCATCACACATCAGAAAACTCACACAGGAGAAAAATCCTATGTATGTTCAAAATGTGGAAAGGCCTTCACTCAGAGGTCAGACCTGATTACACACCAGAGAATTCATACCGGAGAGAAACCATATGGATGTGGTACCTGTGGGAAAGCCTTTACCCAGAAATCACACCTCAATATACACCAgaaaattcatactggagagagacAGTATGAATGCcatgaatgtgggaaagccttcaatCAGAAATCAATACTCATTGTTCATCAGAAAATTCATACGGGGGAGAAACCCTATGTATGTGCTGAATGTGGAAGAGCTTTCATCCGAAAGTCAAACTTCATCACCcatcaaagaattcatactggagagaaaccttatgaatgcaGTGACTGTGGGAAATCCTTTACCTCCAAATCTCAGCTCTTGGTGCACCAGCCAGTCCACACAGGTGAGAAACCGTATGTGTGTGctgaatgtgggaaagccttcagtgGTAGGTCAAATCTCAGTAAGCACCAAAAAACTCATACTGGGGAGAAACCATACGTCTGTTCTGAATGTGGGAAGACCTTCAGACAAAAGTCAGAGTTGGTAACACATCatagaattcatactggagagaagccttatgaATGTAGTGACTGTGGGAAATCTTTCACTAAGAAATCACAGCTCCAAGTGCATCAGCGAAttcacacaggagagaagccTTATGTGTGTACTGAGTGTGGGAAGGCCTTCACTGATAGGTCCAATCTGAATAAGCACCAAACAACACACACTGGAGATAAACCTTACAAGTGTTTAGTCTGTGGAAAAGGCTTTGTTCAGAAGTCAGTGCTCAGTGTGCATCAGAGTATTCACACTTAA
- the LOC102908472 gene encoding uncharacterized protein LOC102908472 isoform X5, translating to MIPRSVSFMDVTIDFSREEWQHLDPDQRSLYQDVMQETYSHLRSVEELQQIGDQKETYQQIANSKSASDVIFIKKTLDTKSHYGYKTIRKIIHVNPYIVLPPKRPHQCDSFGNDLKHNLYLQSHNENNGPKRIKRIPECSKISSYTNAEHTVTEEKFWDHNQCGKVINYEQVPCQYPKFYIGEKSYECAEFGKIFTQKSQFKIHMKSQTGEKLYVCIECGKAFSQKPEFITHQKTHTREKPYKCNDCGKSFFQVSSLFRHQRIHTGEKLYECSECGKGFSYNSDLSIHQKIHTGERHHECIDCGKAFTQKSTLKMHQKIHTGERSYICIECGQAFIQKTHLVAHRRIHTGEKPYGCNICGKSFISKSQLQVHQRIHTRVGPCISAEYGKIFSSSSNLITHKKIQIREKSSICTECGKAFTYKSELIIHQRIHTGEKPYQCSDCGKAFTQKSALTVHQRIHTGEKSYVCMKCGLAFIQKAHLIAHQIIHTGEKPYKCGHCGKLFTSKSQLHVHKRIHTGEKPYVCSKCGKAFTNRSNLITHQKTHTGEKSYVCSKCGKAFTQRSDLITHQRIHTGEKPYGCGTCGKAFTQKSHLNIHQKIHTGERQYECHECGKAFNQKSILIVHQKIHTGEKPYVCAECGRAFIRKSNFITHQRIHTGEKPYECSDCGKSFTSKSQLLVHQPVHTGEKPYVCAECGKAFSGRSNLSKHQKTHTGEKPYVCSECGKTFRQKSELVTHHRIHTGEKPYECSDCGKSFTKKSQLQVHQRIHTGEKPYVCTECGKAFTDRSNLNKHQTTHTGDKPYKCLVCGKGFVQKSVLSVHQSIHT from the exons AGATCAGTGTCCTTCATGGATGTGACTATAGATTTCAGCAGAGAAGAATGGCAGCACCTAGACCCTGATCAAAGAAGTCTCTACCAGGATGTGATGCAGGAGACCTACAGTCACCTGCGCTCAGTAG AAGAATTGCAGCAGATTGGTGACCAGAAAGAGACCTATCAGCAAATAGCAAATAGCAAATCAGCAAGTGATGTTATTTTCATCAAGAAGACACTGGATACAAAGAGTCATTATGGATATAAGACcattagaaaaataattcatgTGAATCCATACATTGTTCTTCCCCCTAAAAGACCCCACCAGTGCGACTCATTTGGGAATGATCTGAAGCATAATTTATATTTACAGAGTCATAATGAAAATAATGGGCCAAAGAGAATTAAAAGGATTCCTGAATGCAGTAAAATTTCATCCTATACCAATGCTGAACATACTGTAACAGAAGAGAAATTTTGGGACCATAATCAGTGTGGAAAAGTCATCAATTATGAACAAGTACCTTGTCAATATCCAAAATTTTATATTGGAGAGAAATCATATGAATGTGCTGAATTTGGAAAGATCTTCACCCAGAAGTCACAGTTCAAAATACATATGAAATCTCAAACAGGAGAAAAACTCTATGTATGTATTGAATGTGGGAAGGCATTTTCACAGAAGCCAGAATTCATTACACATCAGAAAACCCATACTAGAGAGAAGCCCTATAAATGCAATGACTGTGGAAAATCCTTTTTCCAAGTATCTTCTCTCTTCAGACATCAGAGGattcacactggagaaaagctctatgaATGCAGCGAGTGTGGGAAAGGCTTCTCATATAACTCAGACCTCAGTATACATCAGAAAATTCATACAGGAGAGAGACATCATGAATGCATTGACTGTGGCAAAGCATTCACACAAAAGTCCACACTCAAGATGCACCAGAAAATCCATACAGGAGAGAGGTCCTATATATGTATTGAATGTGGACAAGCTTTTATCCAGAAGACACACTTGGTTGCACACCGaagaattcacactggagaaaagccatATGGATGCAATATCTGTGGGAAATCCTTCATTTCCAAGTCACAACTGCAGGTCCATCAACGAATTCACACAAGAGTGGGGCCCTGTATATCTGCTGAATATGGGAAAATCTTCAGCAGTAGTTCCAACCTcattacacataaaaaaattcaaattagagAGAAATCTTCCATCTGCACTGAATGTGGGAAGGCCTTTACCTATAAGTCAGAATTAATCATTCACCagagaattcacactggagagaagccttatcAGTGTAGTGACTGTGGAAAAGCCTTCACCCAGAAGTCAGCTCTCACAGTGCACCAAAGAATCCACACAGGAGAAAAATCATATGTATGCATGAAATGTGGGCTTGCTTTCATCCAAAAGGCACACTTGATTGCACACCAGataattcatactggagaaaagcCTTATAAATGTGGTCACTGTGGGAAACTCTTTACTTCCAAGTCACAACTCCATGTACACAAGCGAAttcacacaggagaaaaacctTACGTGTGCAGTAAGTGTGGGAAGGCATTCACCAACAGGTCAAATCTCATCACACATCAGAAAACTCACACAGGAGAAAAATCCTATGTATGTTCAAAATGTGGAAAGGCCTTCACTCAGAGGTCAGACCTGATTACACACCAGAGAATTCATACCGGAGAGAAACCATATGGATGTGGTACCTGTGGGAAAGCCTTTACCCAGAAATCACACCTCAATATACACCAgaaaattcatactggagagagacAGTATGAATGCcatgaatgtgggaaagccttcaatCAGAAATCAATACTCATTGTTCATCAGAAAATTCATACGGGGGAGAAACCCTATGTATGTGCTGAATGTGGAAGAGCTTTCATCCGAAAGTCAAACTTCATCACCcatcaaagaattcatactggagagaaaccttatgaatgcaGTGACTGTGGGAAATCCTTTACCTCCAAATCTCAGCTCTTGGTGCACCAGCCAGTCCACACAGGTGAGAAACCGTATGTGTGTGctgaatgtgggaaagccttcagtgGTAGGTCAAATCTCAGTAAGCACCAAAAAACTCATACTGGGGAGAAACCATACGTCTGTTCTGAATGTGGGAAGACCTTCAGACAAAAGTCAGAGTTGGTAACACATCatagaattcatactggagagaagccttatgaATGTAGTGACTGTGGGAAATCTTTCACTAAGAAATCACAGCTCCAAGTGCATCAGCGAAttcacacaggagagaagccTTATGTGTGTACTGAGTGTGGGAAGGCCTTCACTGATAGGTCCAATCTGAATAAGCACCAAACAACACACACTGGAGATAAACCTTACAAGTGTTTAGTCTGTGGAAAAGGCTTTGTTCAGAAGTCAGTGCTCAGTGTGCATCAGAGTATTCACACTTAA
- the LOC102908472 gene encoding uncharacterized protein LOC102908472 isoform X2, whose protein sequence is MDKPQRWRPTRIGICGSGHVPRASQGIRSVSFMDVTIDFSREEWQHLDPDQRSLYQDVMQETYSHLRSVEELQQIGDQKETYQQIANSKSASDVIFIKKTLDTKSHYGYKTIRKIIHVNPYIVLPPKRPHQCDSFGNDLKHNLYLQSHNENNGPKRIKRIPECSKISSYTNAEHTVTEEKFWDHNQCGKVINYEQVPCQYPKFYIGEKSYECAEFGKIFTQKSQFKIHMKSQTGEKLYVCIECGKAFSQKPEFITHQKTHTREKPYKCNDCGKSFFQVSSLFRHQRIHTGEKLYECSECGKGFSYNSDLSIHQKIHTGERHHECIDCGKAFTQKSTLKMHQKIHTGERSYICIECGQAFIQKTHLVAHRRIHTGEKPYGCNICGKSFISKSQLQVHQRIHTRVGPCISAEYGKIFSSSSNLITHKKIQIREKSSICTECGKAFTYKSELIIHQRIHTGEKPYQCSDCGKAFTQKSALTVHQRIHTGEKSYVCMKCGLAFIQKAHLIAHQIIHTGEKPYKCGHCGKLFTSKSQLHVHKRIHTGEKPYVCSKCGKAFTNRSNLITHQKTHTGEKSYVCSKCGKAFTQRSDLITHQRIHTGEKPYGCGTCGKAFTQKSHLNIHQKIHTGERQYECHECGKAFNQKSILIVHQKIHTGEKPYVCAECGRAFIRKSNFITHQRIHTGEKPYECSDCGKSFTSKSQLLVHQPVHTGEKPYVCAECGKAFSGRSNLSKHQKTHTGEKPYVCSECGKTFRQKSELVTHHRIHTGEKPYECSDCGKSFTKKSQLQVHQRIHTGEKPYVCTECGKAFTDRSNLNKHQTTHTGDKPYKCLVCGKGFVQKSVLSVHQSIHT, encoded by the exons AGATCAGTGTCCTTCATGGATGTGACTATAGATTTCAGCAGAGAAGAATGGCAGCACCTAGACCCTGATCAAAGAAGTCTCTACCAGGATGTGATGCAGGAGACCTACAGTCACCTGCGCTCAGTAG AAGAATTGCAGCAGATTGGTGACCAGAAAGAGACCTATCAGCAAATAGCAAATAGCAAATCAGCAAGTGATGTTATTTTCATCAAGAAGACACTGGATACAAAGAGTCATTATGGATATAAGACcattagaaaaataattcatgTGAATCCATACATTGTTCTTCCCCCTAAAAGACCCCACCAGTGCGACTCATTTGGGAATGATCTGAAGCATAATTTATATTTACAGAGTCATAATGAAAATAATGGGCCAAAGAGAATTAAAAGGATTCCTGAATGCAGTAAAATTTCATCCTATACCAATGCTGAACATACTGTAACAGAAGAGAAATTTTGGGACCATAATCAGTGTGGAAAAGTCATCAATTATGAACAAGTACCTTGTCAATATCCAAAATTTTATATTGGAGAGAAATCATATGAATGTGCTGAATTTGGAAAGATCTTCACCCAGAAGTCACAGTTCAAAATACATATGAAATCTCAAACAGGAGAAAAACTCTATGTATGTATTGAATGTGGGAAGGCATTTTCACAGAAGCCAGAATTCATTACACATCAGAAAACCCATACTAGAGAGAAGCCCTATAAATGCAATGACTGTGGAAAATCCTTTTTCCAAGTATCTTCTCTCTTCAGACATCAGAGGattcacactggagaaaagctctatgaATGCAGCGAGTGTGGGAAAGGCTTCTCATATAACTCAGACCTCAGTATACATCAGAAAATTCATACAGGAGAGAGACATCATGAATGCATTGACTGTGGCAAAGCATTCACACAAAAGTCCACACTCAAGATGCACCAGAAAATCCATACAGGAGAGAGGTCCTATATATGTATTGAATGTGGACAAGCTTTTATCCAGAAGACACACTTGGTTGCACACCGaagaattcacactggagaaaagccatATGGATGCAATATCTGTGGGAAATCCTTCATTTCCAAGTCACAACTGCAGGTCCATCAACGAATTCACACAAGAGTGGGGCCCTGTATATCTGCTGAATATGGGAAAATCTTCAGCAGTAGTTCCAACCTcattacacataaaaaaattcaaattagagAGAAATCTTCCATCTGCACTGAATGTGGGAAGGCCTTTACCTATAAGTCAGAATTAATCATTCACCagagaattcacactggagagaagccttatcAGTGTAGTGACTGTGGAAAAGCCTTCACCCAGAAGTCAGCTCTCACAGTGCACCAAAGAATCCACACAGGAGAAAAATCATATGTATGCATGAAATGTGGGCTTGCTTTCATCCAAAAGGCACACTTGATTGCACACCAGataattcatactggagaaaagcCTTATAAATGTGGTCACTGTGGGAAACTCTTTACTTCCAAGTCACAACTCCATGTACACAAGCGAAttcacacaggagaaaaacctTACGTGTGCAGTAAGTGTGGGAAGGCATTCACCAACAGGTCAAATCTCATCACACATCAGAAAACTCACACAGGAGAAAAATCCTATGTATGTTCAAAATGTGGAAAGGCCTTCACTCAGAGGTCAGACCTGATTACACACCAGAGAATTCATACCGGAGAGAAACCATATGGATGTGGTACCTGTGGGAAAGCCTTTACCCAGAAATCACACCTCAATATACACCAgaaaattcatactggagagagacAGTATGAATGCcatgaatgtgggaaagccttcaatCAGAAATCAATACTCATTGTTCATCAGAAAATTCATACGGGGGAGAAACCCTATGTATGTGCTGAATGTGGAAGAGCTTTCATCCGAAAGTCAAACTTCATCACCcatcaaagaattcatactggagagaaaccttatgaatgcaGTGACTGTGGGAAATCCTTTACCTCCAAATCTCAGCTCTTGGTGCACCAGCCAGTCCACACAGGTGAGAAACCGTATGTGTGTGctgaatgtgggaaagccttcagtgGTAGGTCAAATCTCAGTAAGCACCAAAAAACTCATACTGGGGAGAAACCATACGTCTGTTCTGAATGTGGGAAGACCTTCAGACAAAAGTCAGAGTTGGTAACACATCatagaattcatactggagagaagccttatgaATGTAGTGACTGTGGGAAATCTTTCACTAAGAAATCACAGCTCCAAGTGCATCAGCGAAttcacacaggagagaagccTTATGTGTGTACTGAGTGTGGGAAGGCCTTCACTGATAGGTCCAATCTGAATAAGCACCAAACAACACACACTGGAGATAAACCTTACAAGTGTTTAGTCTGTGGAAAAGGCTTTGTTCAGAAGTCAGTGCTCAGTGTGCATCAGAGTATTCACACTTAA